A single region of the Chelmon rostratus isolate fCheRos1 chromosome 5, fCheRos1.pri, whole genome shotgun sequence genome encodes:
- the man1b1b gene encoding mannosidase, alpha, class 1B, member 1b isoform X2, translating to MHTPSRQDYVSISFAGQGGGSYNNSKQWRRQSCWRKWKQLSRLQRSLILFILVLLFICGIASYPTVTEHLSGLTEGEQHTDSNSVLRPIVPHVLPEPLKQARPSLPEQTSQKLSNKRGPPVLQNRLQKKGNTSDTVVEDKASDTKKEGEENGVISWHGAVIDTDKATEGTKDEQNNEDSAANQKGKPSEESGARWLEAVREAFRHAWKGYKDFSWGHDELRPLSKSYSEWFGLGLTLIDALDTMWILGLKEEFEEAKAWVATELTFNKNVDVNLFESTIRILGGLLSTYALTGDTLFLDKAKDIGSRLMPAFNTPSKIPYSDVNIGKGTAHPPRWTSDSTVAEVTSIQLEFRELTRLTKEPQYQAAVAEVMKQVHNLDGKLDGLVPMFINTNNGQFTHQGIYTLGARADSYYEYLLKQWIQGGKKENQLLEDYLQAIEGVKKNLLQKSSPNGLTFVGELSHGQFSPKMDHLVCFLPGTLALGAHNGLPADHMDLAKQLMETCYQMYVQMETGLSPEIVHFNMHQGSTRDIEVKLADRHNLLRPETVESLFYLYRFTKDQKYQRWGYEILQNFNKYTKVSSGGYTSINNVRDPDYTSPRDKMESFFLGETLKYLYLLFSDDPNLINLDQYVFNTEAHPLPIWPSTA from the exons atgcacacaccatCTCGACAGGACTATGTATCTATAAGCTTTGCTGGGCAAGGAGGTGGAAGTTACAATAACAGTAAGCAGTGGAGGAGGCAGTCATGCTGGAGG AAATGGAAACAGCTGTCCAGGCTGCAGCGGagcctcatcctcttcatccttgTCCTCCTGTTTATTTGTGGAATTGCTTCCTATCCTACTGTTACTGAACACCTCAGTG gccTTACAGAAGGAGAGCAACATACAGACAGTAACAGCGTCCTGAGGCCCATTGTACCACATGTGCTGCCTGAGCCTCTCAAACAGGCCCGACCATCACTGCCAGAACAAACCTCCCAG AAATTATCTAATAAGAGAGGACCGCCTGTCCTTCAGAATCGTCTTCAGAAGAAAGGAAACACTTCAGATACAGTGGTTGAAGACAAGGCATCTGACACCAAAAAAGAAGGGGAGGAGAATGGAGTCATCAG CTGGCATGGGGCGGTGATTGACACTGACAAGGCCACAGAAGGCACCAAGGATGAGCAAAACAATGAGGATTCAGCTGCCAACCAAAAAGGGAAGCCATCAGAAGAGTCGG GAGCTCGCTGGCTGGAGGCGGTGCGGGAAGCTTTCAGACATGCATGGAAGGGTTACAAAGACTTTTCTTGGGGCCACGATGAGCTCAGACCCCTCTCCAAGTCCTACAGCGAGTGGTTTGGCCTGGGTTTGACTCTTATCGATGCTCTGGATACCATGTGGATCTTGGGACTTAAAGAAG AATTTGAAGAAGCGAAGGCGTGGGTGGCCACAGAGCTGACCTTCAACAAGAATGTAGATGTCAACCTGTTTGAAAGTACCATCCGCATCCTGGGAGGCCTGCTGAGTACCTACGCTCTGACTGGAGACACCCTCTTCCTAGACAAAGCT aaagACATTGGCTCTAGGCTGATGCCAGCCTTCAACACCCCATCCAAGATCCCATACTCTGATGTGAACATAGGGAAAGGCACAGCCCACCCCCCTCGCTGGACCTCAGACAGCACTGTGGCGGAGGTTACTAGCATCCAGCTGGAGTTCAGAGAGCTCACCCGCCTCACCAAGGAACCACAGTACCAG GCTGCGGTGGCTGAGGTTATGAAACAGGTCCACAACCTGGATGGCAAGTTGGATGGTCTCGTGCCCATGTTCATCAACACAAACAATGGACAGTTCACCCATCAAGGCATCTACACTCTGGGAGCCAGAGCAGACAGCTACTATGAATACCTGCTGAAGCAGTGGATCCAGGGAGGCAAGAAAGAGAACCA GCTGTTGGAGGACTATCTGCAGGCAATAGAGGGTGTAAAGAAGAACCTGTTACAGAAGTCGTCACCTAATGGCCTCACCTTTGTTGGAGAGCTCTCACATGGACAGTTCAGCCCTAAAATG GACCATCTAGTGTGTTTCCTACCGGGCACTCTGGCCCTCGGTGCTCACAACGGCCTGCCTGCTGATCACATGGACCTGGCCAAACAGCTGATGGAGACCTGCTACCAGATGTATGTCCAGATGGAGACTGGCCTCAGTCCAGAGATTGTCCACTTCAACATGCATCAGGGCAGCACCAGAGACATTGAAGTAAAG CTTGCAGATAGACACAACCTCCTGCGACCAGAGACGGTGGAGAGTCTCTTCTACCTGTACAGGTTCACCAAGGACCAGAAGTACCAGCGCTGGGGCTACGAGATTCTACAAAACTTTAACAAGTACACCAAG GTTTCCTCCGGTGGCTACACCTCCATCAATAACGTGCGTGACCCGGACTACACAAGCCCACGAGACAAGATGGAGAGCTTCTTCCTGGGAGAGACCCTGAAATATCTGTACCTGCTCTTCTCAGATGACCCCAACCTCATCAACCTAGACCAGTACGTCTTCAACACCGAAGCTCATCCTCTGCCTATATGGCCTTCCactgcatga
- the man1b1b gene encoding mannosidase, alpha, class 1B, member 1b isoform X1, whose protein sequence is MHTPSRQDYVSISFAGQGGGSYNNSKQWRRQSCWRKWKQLSRLQRSLILFILVLLFICGIASYPTVTEHLSGLTEGEQHTDSNSVLRPIVPHVLPEPLKQARPSLPEQTSQKKLSNKRGPPVLQNRLQKKGNTSDTVVEDKASDTKKEGEENGVISWHGAVIDTDKATEGTKDEQNNEDSAANQKGKPSEESGARWLEAVREAFRHAWKGYKDFSWGHDELRPLSKSYSEWFGLGLTLIDALDTMWILGLKEEFEEAKAWVATELTFNKNVDVNLFESTIRILGGLLSTYALTGDTLFLDKAKDIGSRLMPAFNTPSKIPYSDVNIGKGTAHPPRWTSDSTVAEVTSIQLEFRELTRLTKEPQYQAAVAEVMKQVHNLDGKLDGLVPMFINTNNGQFTHQGIYTLGARADSYYEYLLKQWIQGGKKENQLLEDYLQAIEGVKKNLLQKSSPNGLTFVGELSHGQFSPKMDHLVCFLPGTLALGAHNGLPADHMDLAKQLMETCYQMYVQMETGLSPEIVHFNMHQGSTRDIEVKLADRHNLLRPETVESLFYLYRFTKDQKYQRWGYEILQNFNKYTKVSSGGYTSINNVRDPDYTSPRDKMESFFLGETLKYLYLLFSDDPNLINLDQYVFNTEAHPLPIWPSTA, encoded by the exons atgcacacaccatCTCGACAGGACTATGTATCTATAAGCTTTGCTGGGCAAGGAGGTGGAAGTTACAATAACAGTAAGCAGTGGAGGAGGCAGTCATGCTGGAGG AAATGGAAACAGCTGTCCAGGCTGCAGCGGagcctcatcctcttcatccttgTCCTCCTGTTTATTTGTGGAATTGCTTCCTATCCTACTGTTACTGAACACCTCAGTG gccTTACAGAAGGAGAGCAACATACAGACAGTAACAGCGTCCTGAGGCCCATTGTACCACATGTGCTGCCTGAGCCTCTCAAACAGGCCCGACCATCACTGCCAGAACAAACCTCCCAG AAGAAATTATCTAATAAGAGAGGACCGCCTGTCCTTCAGAATCGTCTTCAGAAGAAAGGAAACACTTCAGATACAGTGGTTGAAGACAAGGCATCTGACACCAAAAAAGAAGGGGAGGAGAATGGAGTCATCAG CTGGCATGGGGCGGTGATTGACACTGACAAGGCCACAGAAGGCACCAAGGATGAGCAAAACAATGAGGATTCAGCTGCCAACCAAAAAGGGAAGCCATCAGAAGAGTCGG GAGCTCGCTGGCTGGAGGCGGTGCGGGAAGCTTTCAGACATGCATGGAAGGGTTACAAAGACTTTTCTTGGGGCCACGATGAGCTCAGACCCCTCTCCAAGTCCTACAGCGAGTGGTTTGGCCTGGGTTTGACTCTTATCGATGCTCTGGATACCATGTGGATCTTGGGACTTAAAGAAG AATTTGAAGAAGCGAAGGCGTGGGTGGCCACAGAGCTGACCTTCAACAAGAATGTAGATGTCAACCTGTTTGAAAGTACCATCCGCATCCTGGGAGGCCTGCTGAGTACCTACGCTCTGACTGGAGACACCCTCTTCCTAGACAAAGCT aaagACATTGGCTCTAGGCTGATGCCAGCCTTCAACACCCCATCCAAGATCCCATACTCTGATGTGAACATAGGGAAAGGCACAGCCCACCCCCCTCGCTGGACCTCAGACAGCACTGTGGCGGAGGTTACTAGCATCCAGCTGGAGTTCAGAGAGCTCACCCGCCTCACCAAGGAACCACAGTACCAG GCTGCGGTGGCTGAGGTTATGAAACAGGTCCACAACCTGGATGGCAAGTTGGATGGTCTCGTGCCCATGTTCATCAACACAAACAATGGACAGTTCACCCATCAAGGCATCTACACTCTGGGAGCCAGAGCAGACAGCTACTATGAATACCTGCTGAAGCAGTGGATCCAGGGAGGCAAGAAAGAGAACCA GCTGTTGGAGGACTATCTGCAGGCAATAGAGGGTGTAAAGAAGAACCTGTTACAGAAGTCGTCACCTAATGGCCTCACCTTTGTTGGAGAGCTCTCACATGGACAGTTCAGCCCTAAAATG GACCATCTAGTGTGTTTCCTACCGGGCACTCTGGCCCTCGGTGCTCACAACGGCCTGCCTGCTGATCACATGGACCTGGCCAAACAGCTGATGGAGACCTGCTACCAGATGTATGTCCAGATGGAGACTGGCCTCAGTCCAGAGATTGTCCACTTCAACATGCATCAGGGCAGCACCAGAGACATTGAAGTAAAG CTTGCAGATAGACACAACCTCCTGCGACCAGAGACGGTGGAGAGTCTCTTCTACCTGTACAGGTTCACCAAGGACCAGAAGTACCAGCGCTGGGGCTACGAGATTCTACAAAACTTTAACAAGTACACCAAG GTTTCCTCCGGTGGCTACACCTCCATCAATAACGTGCGTGACCCGGACTACACAAGCCCACGAGACAAGATGGAGAGCTTCTTCCTGGGAGAGACCCTGAAATATCTGTACCTGCTCTTCTCAGATGACCCCAACCTCATCAACCTAGACCAGTACGTCTTCAACACCGAAGCTCATCCTCTGCCTATATGGCCTTCCactgcatga